In Fimbriimonadia bacterium, the following are encoded in one genomic region:
- a CDS encoding FHA domain-containing protein: MIRRSLASCLCLVAVAWPVWVSAVQVELPHKGQFEIWFDDAQGRPLGTKHLIKGQSRADVPIPAGSPKTLVARDVERNNLALIPFSGKPAIVKLEDFKYAAEVKVTVEHRGKAVASAVVILKDAAGEKRELLSPDMKGVVVFHRVRLGEVSAQVEYRVKGEERKSGKLTLDLTADRSDPVPVLAFSIPDEVSIVGEERSEPGAATGTAAKPTGGFPIGAIVTYALALGVGVGALYGLFRFVQAREKRMREMMQRLGVQPPSDVGDAQNVGAPHTSGFRSEPPPKAPLVPEGACPFCGQQKAQDGSCGCALGPTPAAAGPSGQPQLLVMTGPCAAKVFPLTAPELVVGRDPACDISLAEDSSVSRRHAKLTLEGSDLWIEDLGSTNGTYVNGVKIDSRTKVSHGDTLQIGECRMRYAG; this comes from the coding sequence GTGATCCGTCGGTCGCTGGCTTCGTGCCTCTGCCTAGTGGCAGTTGCGTGGCCGGTCTGGGTCTCTGCTGTGCAGGTTGAACTCCCGCACAAGGGGCAGTTCGAGATATGGTTCGACGATGCCCAGGGAAGACCGCTCGGCACGAAGCATCTGATCAAGGGACAAAGCCGCGCAGACGTCCCCATCCCTGCCGGCTCGCCCAAGACTCTCGTAGCACGTGACGTCGAGCGCAACAACCTTGCGCTGATACCGTTCTCCGGCAAGCCCGCCATTGTCAAGCTCGAGGACTTCAAGTACGCGGCGGAAGTGAAGGTGACCGTCGAACACCGAGGAAAGGCGGTCGCGAGCGCAGTGGTGATCCTAAAGGATGCCGCAGGTGAGAAGCGCGAGCTTCTCTCGCCCGATATGAAGGGAGTAGTGGTGTTCCACAGGGTGCGGCTGGGCGAGGTGAGCGCTCAGGTCGAGTATCGGGTGAAGGGAGAAGAACGCAAGTCGGGCAAGCTAACACTGGACCTGACCGCAGACCGCTCGGACCCTGTGCCCGTTCTCGCCTTCAGCATTCCCGACGAGGTCTCGATCGTGGGAGAGGAGCGTAGCGAGCCGGGTGCCGCGACGGGCACTGCAGCCAAGCCCACGGGAGGCTTTCCGATTGGTGCAATCGTGACCTACGCCCTCGCGTTGGGGGTAGGCGTGGGAGCGCTCTATGGGCTGTTCCGGTTCGTGCAGGCCCGCGAGAAGCGCATGCGCGAGATGATGCAGAGGCTCGGGGTGCAGCCGCCGTCCGACGTGGGCGACGCACAAAACGTTGGTGCACCGCATACCAGCGGCTTTCGCTCCGAGCCGCCACCAAAGGCACCGCTGGTGCCGGAGGGCGCGTGTCCTTTTTGCGGCCAGCAGAAGGCCCAGGATGGTAGCTGTGGATGCGCATTGGGTCCGACACCGGCGGCTGCGGGACCTAGCGGACAGCCGCAACTGCTGGTGATGACGGGTCCGTGCGCTGCCAAGGTGTTCCCCCTTACTGCGCCTGAGCTGGTAGTGGGGAGGGACCCCGCTTGCGATATCAGTCTCGCCGAAGACTCGTCCGTAAGTCGGCGCCATGCAAAGCTGACCCTGGAGGGCAGCGATTTGTGGATCGAGGACCTCGGAAGCACGAACGGAACGTATGTGAACGGTGTGAAGATCGATAGCCGAACGAAGGTCTCGCATGGTGATACGCTGCAGATCGGTGAGTGTCGGATGAGGTATGCGGGGTGA
- a CDS encoding VWA domain-containing protein — MTIPGPNDPNKTQIGGFPDPNRTQIGVPDPNRTQQVQMDPNRTRMVGVPAGKALSLSVIPGRPVTLANALSREAFLIDLTASEALGSGRQPLNLCLVIDRSGSMEGEPLEYVKRACGYVVDLLDTNDILSIVTFEETVEVVMPPRRVLNKDLIKQNIQQIYAGNTTNLYDGLQLGAQQLASVTEPGRLQRLLLLSDGDPTAGIRDFASIVGLVGEMKNRGITVTALGFGPEYNEELVAGIARRAGGNYYYISRPDLLPEVFRTELHRLMTTVATNVDLQLRFARWVQPRQVYGHNVNLSLREVTVDLADIERGTTLGTVLELDFPNHPAGTYRVVRATVTYDDGVTGKRETLEGDLLLEFTTDRAKVPLEADPRVAREIQTAAASRAVEKTIMGMRTQQLSTATAMMELQKTQAMLASQGRTQEAQEVAQAIRELQRGDTGSVEKTLIGTVMTLDQGKRTGQ, encoded by the coding sequence ATGACCATTCCCGGCCCCAATGATCCGAACAAGACGCAGATCGGAGGCTTCCCCGATCCGAACCGCACGCAGATCGGCGTTCCGGACCCCAATCGCACGCAGCAGGTGCAGATGGACCCTAACCGGACGCGCATGGTCGGCGTGCCCGCTGGGAAGGCGCTGTCGCTGAGCGTCATCCCAGGCCGCCCGGTCACTCTGGCCAACGCGCTATCGCGGGAGGCGTTCTTAATAGACCTCACCGCATCGGAAGCCCTCGGGTCGGGCCGGCAACCACTCAACCTATGCTTGGTGATTGACCGCAGCGGTTCGATGGAGGGCGAGCCGCTAGAGTACGTGAAACGCGCCTGCGGCTACGTGGTGGACCTGTTGGACACCAACGACATCCTCAGCATCGTCACTTTCGAAGAGACGGTGGAGGTGGTCATGCCCCCGCGCAGAGTGCTGAACAAGGACCTCATCAAGCAGAACATCCAGCAGATTTACGCCGGGAACACCACCAATCTGTACGATGGCCTGCAACTGGGCGCCCAGCAGCTCGCTAGCGTGACGGAGCCTGGCCGGCTGCAGCGGCTGCTTCTCCTGTCGGATGGTGACCCTACCGCCGGCATTCGCGACTTCGCATCCATCGTCGGACTCGTGGGGGAGATGAAGAACCGCGGAATTACGGTTACGGCACTCGGATTCGGGCCGGAGTACAACGAGGAACTGGTCGCCGGCATCGCTCGAAGGGCCGGAGGGAACTACTACTACATCTCGCGACCCGACTTGCTGCCGGAAGTGTTTCGGACGGAGCTTCACCGGCTGATGACCACCGTGGCCACCAACGTGGACCTACAGCTTCGATTCGCGCGATGGGTACAGCCGAGGCAGGTTTATGGACACAACGTAAACCTGTCGCTTAGGGAGGTGACAGTGGACCTAGCCGACATCGAGCGCGGGACCACCCTCGGCACGGTCTTGGAGTTGGACTTCCCCAACCATCCGGCAGGAACCTATCGGGTCGTTCGGGCGACCGTAACGTACGATGACGGCGTAACCGGCAAGCGCGAGACACTAGAGGGCGACCTCTTGCTGGAGTTCACCACAGACCGAGCGAAGGTGCCTCTGGAGGCGGACCCGCGGGTGGCGAGGGAGATCCAGACCGCAGCTGCATCGCGCGCCGTCGAGAAGACCATCATGGGAATGCGTACGCAGCAGCTCTCCACGGCGACGGCAATGATGGAACTGCAGAAGACACAGGCGATGCTGGCGAGCCAAGGGCGCACTCAGGAAGCACAGGAGGTCGCGCAGGCTATCCGAGAACTGCAGCGCGGCGACACGGGGTCGGTCGAGAAGACCCTGATCGGAACCGTGATGACCCTGGACCAGGGCAAGAGGACCGGCCAGTAA
- a CDS encoding protein phosphatase 2C domain-containing protein — translation MRCSCGADNEPIARFCANCGAELEEPTQELDLPDLGGAEPPPLHTIPTIRVAAKTDLGKVRENNEDKFEFYQPDDPAVIAARGSAFVVCDGMGGAAAGQIASELACKTFIESYYRSKAPYFADAAAYAVREAARYVCDVAEAVRSRQGMGSTLTALLVCQDRALVAHVGDSRCYRLSGEVFERVTTDHTLVEESVRSGLMSPAEAEHSPLAHVITRAIGTDRTTEPDLYSLEVHPGDRFLLCSDGLTNHVTDEEIRGHMTTHGPSEACRRLVALALERGGSDNCTVLIAEVATLCPADTPAEGSGSRAAL, via the coding sequence ATGAGGTGCTCGTGCGGTGCGGACAACGAGCCGATAGCTCGCTTCTGTGCCAACTGCGGCGCGGAGCTCGAGGAGCCGACCCAAGAACTGGACCTACCCGACCTCGGGGGAGCCGAGCCGCCACCTTTGCACACCATTCCCACCATCCGCGTCGCCGCCAAGACCGACCTCGGCAAGGTGCGCGAGAACAACGAGGACAAGTTCGAGTTCTATCAGCCGGATGATCCGGCGGTCATCGCTGCGCGCGGATCGGCCTTCGTGGTGTGCGACGGGATGGGGGGCGCCGCAGCGGGACAGATCGCCAGCGAACTGGCGTGCAAAACCTTCATCGAGTCGTACTACAGGTCAAAAGCGCCTTACTTTGCGGACGCCGCCGCCTATGCCGTGCGCGAAGCCGCCCGCTACGTATGTGACGTGGCGGAGGCGGTTCGGAGCCGTCAGGGTATGGGCAGCACGCTGACGGCACTGCTAGTGTGCCAGGACCGCGCCCTGGTCGCCCATGTGGGCGACTCGCGCTGCTATCGGCTGTCGGGCGAGGTGTTCGAGCGGGTTACGACCGACCACACGCTCGTCGAAGAGAGCGTGCGGTCGGGCCTGATGTCGCCGGCCGAAGCGGAGCACTCTCCGCTCGCGCATGTGATCACCCGCGCCATCGGTACCGATCGGACAACGGAACCCGACCTGTACTCTCTGGAGGTGCATCCTGGGGATCGGTTCTTGCTCTGCAGCGACGGCCTCACGAACCACGTGACGGACGAGGAGATACGCGGGCACATGACCACCCACGGCCCCTCGGAGGCGTGTCGCAGGCTGGTGGCTCTTGCCCTGGAGCGCGGTGGAAGCGACAACTGCACGGTGCTTATTGCGGAGGTCGCAACCCTGTGTCCGGCTGATACCCCAGCGGAAGGGTCAGGCAGTCGCGCAGCACTCTGA
- a CDS encoding glycosyltransferase family 2 protein — protein MRRPLAEAVSVIIVNHNTVEDLRRCLQSLPEVPTVVVDNASTDGSGAMVRQEFPRVALVQSFVNRGFGRGCNEVLPHCTTDYALILNPDIEVSPGAIERLVEVMDAHPTAVACGGKLVYPDGSLQPSCARRLTLWHVFLEQSGLSKLFPRSRFFGSYFMTWWDHATTRPVEQVMGACLMLRRGPDGEFLLFDPRFFLYCEDTELCHRLRERGEILYVHDAVFRHALGASGRAARAEMVSLYNRGKELYFLIHRGKAAARACRLLAITGALLRLPLGLVRLEKGRVFLRVLRDCLTLPLGYQPDTGLRPPQ, from the coding sequence GTGAGACGACCGCTCGCCGAGGCAGTCTCCGTCATCATCGTCAACCACAACACGGTGGAGGATCTACGTCGGTGCCTGCAGAGCCTCCCGGAGGTCCCCACCGTCGTGGTGGACAATGCCTCCACCGACGGCAGCGGTGCGATGGTCCGGCAAGAGTTTCCTCGCGTCGCCCTCGTGCAATCCTTCGTCAATCGTGGTTTCGGCCGGGGCTGCAACGAGGTGTTGCCACACTGCACCACAGACTACGCCCTTATCCTCAACCCAGACATCGAGGTGTCACCGGGAGCGATCGAGCGCCTCGTCGAGGTGATGGACGCTCATCCAACCGCTGTGGCCTGCGGTGGGAAGTTGGTCTATCCGGACGGCTCGCTCCAGCCTTCCTGCGCTAGGCGCCTGACACTCTGGCACGTGTTTCTCGAGCAGTCCGGGTTGTCCAAGCTGTTCCCGCGCTCTCGGTTCTTCGGCTCCTACTTCATGACGTGGTGGGACCATGCAACCACGCGACCGGTCGAGCAAGTGATGGGAGCATGTCTGATGCTGAGACGGGGACCGGACGGTGAGTTCCTGCTTTTCGACCCACGGTTCTTCCTCTACTGCGAGGACACGGAGCTATGTCACCGCCTACGAGAGCGAGGCGAGATCCTCTACGTGCACGACGCAGTGTTCCGTCATGCTCTGGGGGCAAGTGGGCGTGCCGCACGAGCCGAGATGGTGTCTCTGTACAACCGGGGCAAGGAGCTGTACTTTCTCATACACCGCGGGAAGGCGGCGGCTCGCGCATGCAGGCTGCTCGCCATAACGGGCGCCCTCTTGCGGCTCCCGCTCGGATTAGTCCGACTGGAAAAGGGTAGGGTGTTCCTCAGAGTGCTGCGCGACTGCCTGACCCTTCCGCTGGGGTATCAGCCGGACACAGGGTTGCGACCTCCGCAATAA
- a CDS encoding FHA domain-containing protein — translation MISRLLYLLIAGGLGGLLGWLVSEPFSPAEILPHGVDPTAPEWADLYRRSLFHQNLLGGATGMFVGALVAGASGWAVGSLHHLRRGLLWGAVAGLLAGGVSVHFAAGVYDTMMRPYAASRAYMVAPLVALTARAIGWGVFGCLLGAGQAIATRSWPRVRQAAIGGLLGGAIGGVLFEITAPIFQPISQQLEPGRMEVGRFSRAVGLVCVGAGIGMFIGLVEFLMRSAWIRVLQGRNEGKEYLVDARRTVIGRSETADIPLFGDPAVAPQHVAIDRVGRDYVLVDSGAGTLVNGMPVQSVTLRDGDALQIGRFVLQFRLKAGQGVRAPVDVKKPTQAAVSMTPPNVCQFCGQTKDAAGNCACTPVPRVQPATPVTAAGVQANTLVAWDGPLAGSRFVVGPAPVGIGRDPSNAIALTGDAQVSRRHARAQIEGGNLVIYDEGSTNGTFVNGVRITQQVLSPGDVVTVGQTSFRVE, via the coding sequence GTGATATCGCGTCTCCTCTATCTCCTTATTGCCGGCGGACTGGGCGGCCTGCTCGGTTGGCTGGTGAGCGAGCCCTTCTCACCCGCCGAGATTCTGCCGCACGGTGTAGACCCGACCGCACCGGAGTGGGCCGATCTGTATCGCCGCTCCCTATTTCACCAGAATCTGCTTGGTGGCGCTACCGGAATGTTCGTCGGCGCGCTGGTGGCAGGTGCGTCCGGCTGGGCGGTCGGTTCGTTGCATCACCTTCGCCGAGGGTTGCTGTGGGGTGCGGTTGCCGGTTTGCTCGCAGGTGGCGTGTCCGTGCACTTTGCGGCAGGAGTATACGACACCATGATGCGGCCCTATGCCGCCTCGCGCGCGTACATGGTTGCGCCTCTGGTTGCCCTGACGGCGCGGGCCATCGGGTGGGGCGTCTTCGGCTGTCTTCTGGGTGCGGGACAGGCCATCGCGACACGCTCTTGGCCTCGAGTGCGACAGGCCGCGATCGGTGGCCTGCTCGGGGGGGCCATCGGCGGAGTGCTTTTCGAGATAACAGCGCCAATCTTCCAGCCGATCTCTCAGCAGCTAGAGCCTGGCAGGATGGAGGTGGGACGGTTCAGCCGCGCGGTAGGGTTGGTGTGCGTGGGTGCGGGTATCGGTATGTTCATCGGGCTGGTCGAGTTTCTGATGCGGTCCGCGTGGATCCGAGTGCTTCAGGGCCGAAACGAAGGCAAGGAGTACCTGGTGGATGCCAGGCGGACCGTCATCGGAAGATCGGAGACCGCCGATATCCCCCTGTTCGGCGATCCAGCGGTGGCGCCCCAGCACGTGGCGATTGATCGGGTAGGACGAGACTACGTACTGGTGGACAGCGGGGCAGGCACCTTAGTGAACGGGATGCCTGTGCAGTCGGTGACCCTGAGAGACGGTGACGCGCTGCAGATCGGGCGGTTCGTGCTGCAGTTCCGCCTGAAGGCTGGTCAGGGCGTTCGCGCGCCCGTGGACGTGAAGAAGCCGACGCAAGCCGCTGTCTCGATGACGCCTCCGAACGTGTGCCAGTTCTGTGGGCAGACGAAGGATGCGGCGGGCAATTGCGCTTGTACGCCCGTTCCGCGCGTGCAACCAGCCACACCCGTCACGGCTGCTGGCGTCCAGGCGAACACTCTGGTGGCCTGGGATGGCCCGCTGGCTGGTTCGAGGTTCGTGGTCGGGCCTGCGCCCGTCGGCATTGGCCGAGACCCATCGAACGCTATCGCGCTGACGGGCGATGCTCAGGTGAGTCGCAGGCATGCTCGTGCGCAGATCGAGGGGGGAAATCTCGTCATATACGATGAGGGCAGCACCAATGGAACGTTCGTGAACGGCGTGCGGATTACGCAACAAGTTCTTTCACCCGGCGATGTCGTGACCGTCGGTCAAACGTCCTTCCGGGTAGAGTAG
- a CDS encoding FKBP-type peptidyl-prolyl cis-trans isomerase, with amino-acid sequence MKIITKEAAIALSLSLVAIAAAQQEEPVPQTPTKWDPSQKTYSPKPNETVIKWSFVTEHGVMAEKGTGDVYMLLHFNEAPKTCAHILDLVKQKFYDGIKIHRIETRADFALVQWGNAETKKPDWDGTKETGSGTTVPRELSDLIHDIGAVGLARSQDPNSGDCQMYVCLVKIPRLDKQYAVFGQVVAGLDVMKYVKIGTRVASATVVQEGTDAKAALQRIAEETNPGDVALKLADPEGTLSWRNIGSLRLADVKEGDGEPIKEGEVALVHYTGWLVNGTVFDSSRDKPNPFRFKLATGSVIKGWDQGVLGMKVGGVRKLIIPPDLGYGAVSVGAIPPNSTLVFEVELMQIVRE; translated from the coding sequence ATGAAGATAATCACCAAGGAAGCGGCGATTGCGCTGAGCTTGTCGCTGGTAGCGATCGCTGCCGCCCAACAGGAAGAACCCGTGCCACAGACGCCCACGAAGTGGGACCCCAGCCAGAAGACGTATTCGCCAAAGCCGAACGAAACCGTAATCAAGTGGTCGTTCGTCACCGAGCATGGCGTGATGGCGGAGAAGGGGACGGGAGACGTCTATATGCTCCTGCACTTCAACGAGGCTCCGAAAACCTGCGCGCACATTCTGGACCTCGTGAAGCAGAAGTTCTACGACGGAATCAAGATTCACCGTATCGAGACGCGAGCGGACTTCGCGCTGGTGCAGTGGGGCAACGCGGAAACCAAGAAGCCGGATTGGGATGGGACCAAGGAGACCGGCAGCGGAACTACGGTCCCCCGGGAGCTGAGCGACCTCATCCACGACATCGGAGCGGTAGGGCTGGCACGCTCGCAAGACCCCAACAGCGGTGACTGCCAGATGTACGTGTGCTTGGTCAAGATCCCCCGTCTGGACAAGCAGTATGCGGTCTTCGGACAGGTGGTTGCCGGCCTGGACGTGATGAAGTACGTGAAGATCGGAACCAGAGTAGCATCGGCCACGGTGGTGCAGGAGGGCACCGATGCGAAGGCCGCCCTTCAGCGAATTGCCGAAGAGACCAATCCGGGGGACGTGGCCCTTAAGCTCGCAGACCCGGAGGGAACGCTGTCGTGGCGCAACATCGGCAGTCTGCGCCTGGCCGATGTAAAGGAGGGCGACGGAGAGCCCATCAAGGAGGGCGAAGTTGCACTGGTGCACTACACTGGCTGGCTCGTCAACGGGACTGTCTTCGACTCGTCGCGTGATAAACCAAACCCCTTCCGTTTCAAGCTGGCGACCGGCAGCGTGATCAAGGGCTGGGACCAAGGCGTGCTCGGCATGAAGGTCGGCGGCGTGCGCAAGTTGATCATTCCGCCGGACCTCGGCTATGGCGCTGTATCGGTAGGGGCAATCCCACCCAACTCCACGCTCGTGTTCGAGGTGGAGCTGATGCAGATCGTACGGGAGTGA
- a CDS encoding saccharopine dehydrogenase NADP-binding domain-containing protein has protein sequence MNNVYAILGSGMQGTAAAYDIALFGDAATIWMADVDLQQAERNASRVNRLVGREVCRPKRVDALNVPELREFLKDVDVLVSSVPYWMHPKISPVAVETRTNMVDMGGSTEIALKTLEGAKGAAEAGVAVVPDTGLAPGMVNDIGSYLIEQMDEPEDIRLYCGGLPQNPKPPFNYKLVFNIEGLVVEYSGQADVLRDGKLVKVDTLTELEEIDHPRLGKLEAFVTSGGASTAPFTLHGKVANYQYKTFRYPGHCALMKVFKDFGFWGQEPIETRAGKAVPREVFHALMGPGLSQDGKDLIVVRGVGKGKKNGLPFEKTVDIVDYHDDETGFSAMERMTGFSTSIYAIAIARGVIPPGAHRYETAMSGAHYMNELRKRPFSIEES, from the coding sequence ATGAATAACGTTTACGCGATTTTGGGCTCGGGTATGCAGGGTACGGCTGCGGCCTACGATATCGCCCTGTTCGGCGACGCCGCAACGATCTGGATGGCAGACGTAGACCTACAGCAAGCGGAGCGCAACGCGTCGAGGGTCAACAGGCTGGTCGGACGCGAAGTGTGCCGCCCGAAGCGTGTGGACGCGCTGAACGTTCCCGAACTGCGCGAGTTTTTGAAGGATGTGGACGTCCTCGTCAGCAGCGTCCCGTATTGGATGCATCCCAAGATTTCGCCCGTGGCGGTGGAGACCCGCACGAACATGGTGGACATGGGCGGTAGCACCGAGATCGCACTGAAGACATTGGAAGGGGCAAAGGGCGCGGCGGAGGCAGGCGTGGCGGTCGTCCCCGACACAGGACTTGCGCCCGGCATGGTAAACGACATTGGCAGCTATCTGATCGAGCAGATGGACGAGCCCGAAGATATTCGCCTCTACTGCGGAGGGCTACCCCAAAACCCTAAGCCGCCGTTTAACTACAAGCTAGTGTTCAACATCGAAGGCCTGGTGGTGGAGTACAGTGGGCAAGCGGATGTGCTACGAGACGGCAAACTCGTCAAGGTGGATACTTTGACCGAGCTGGAGGAAATCGATCACCCTCGGCTCGGCAAGCTCGAGGCCTTCGTGACGAGCGGAGGAGCCAGCACCGCCCCCTTCACCTTGCATGGCAAGGTGGCCAACTACCAGTACAAGACATTCCGATATCCGGGGCACTGCGCGTTGATGAAGGTGTTCAAGGATTTCGGTTTCTGGGGGCAAGAACCCATCGAGACGCGAGCGGGGAAGGCAGTCCCTCGCGAGGTGTTCCATGCGCTGATGGGACCCGGCCTATCTCAGGATGGAAAGGACCTCATCGTTGTCCGGGGTGTAGGAAAGGGCAAGAAAAACGGACTGCCATTCGAGAAGACCGTGGACATCGTGGACTACCACGACGACGAGACCGGCTTTTCGGCGATGGAGCGAATGACCGGCTTTAGTACTTCTATCTATGCCATCGCGATTGCTCGAGGGGTCATCCCTCCAGGCGCACACCGGTACGAAACGGCTATGTCCGGAGCGCACTACATGAACGAGCTGCGCAAGCGCCCCTTCTCGATCGAGGAGTCTTAG
- a CDS encoding NAD(P)H-hydrate dehydratase → MLVRTPYLMKVLTAEQMRAADRHTIEDLGVPSLELMERAGTHMAELVAKDDSRRRVAVVSGRGNNGGDGWVVARRLAEMGRDVTVFPVAERHECSPDCQAMWHQAESLVRVEEPGAGLQGFDAIVDAVYGTGYDPKRASMDPAADRAIHTISSARDQSTIFALDVPSGLDATTGRIGPAFVTADETITVQHPKLGMFQGSGPDVIGRLAVVDIGIELPEKAAEGAPEMAPAEWYRGMLPRLSPAAHKRTRGSVLCIGGSTTMPGSVALTGLGALCAGAGLATCAVPESVHPIVAGYFPELMTVPLPDAGMGCLTPEGADTVLAMLDRFDVLALGPGLTTQPPAREAVQTLLTRADKPVVLDADGLNCLAEIGPVNRSAPLVLTPHAGEMARLLGTTSADVVERRFECARDAEAKYRATILLKGAYTIVCESSGKCFVNAAGCPGLGTAGSGDVLTGAIAALTHLAGSPQKGALLGAYLHGLAGEQCFARLGAQVGFTARDIARTLPLAVGELLRR, encoded by the coding sequence GTGTTGGTGCGAACCCCTTACCTGATGAAAGTACTGACCGCCGAGCAGATGCGAGCCGCGGACCGGCACACCATCGAGGACCTCGGCGTGCCCTCCTTGGAGCTGATGGAGCGCGCGGGCACGCACATGGCCGAACTGGTGGCGAAGGATGACTCGCGTCGGCGTGTGGCCGTGGTGAGCGGGCGAGGCAATAACGGTGGGGATGGCTGGGTGGTGGCGCGGCGCCTTGCCGAGATGGGGAGGGACGTAACCGTATTCCCGGTCGCCGAGCGGCACGAGTGCTCGCCGGATTGTCAGGCGATGTGGCACCAAGCTGAGTCGCTGGTGCGGGTGGAGGAACCGGGCGCGGGGCTCCAAGGGTTCGATGCAATCGTAGATGCAGTGTACGGAACCGGCTATGACCCGAAGCGCGCCTCCATGGACCCCGCGGCGGACCGGGCGATCCACACGATCTCTTCTGCACGTGACCAGTCCACTATCTTCGCCCTCGATGTTCCGTCTGGACTGGACGCAACCACCGGGAGGATTGGCCCCGCCTTCGTCACGGCGGACGAGACAATCACAGTGCAGCATCCGAAGCTAGGGATGTTTCAGGGGAGCGGGCCCGATGTGATTGGCCGGCTCGCCGTCGTGGACATCGGGATCGAGCTACCCGAGAAGGCCGCAGAGGGCGCGCCCGAGATGGCGCCGGCCGAGTGGTACCGCGGGATGCTGCCGCGTCTTTCGCCCGCGGCACACAAGCGAACTCGGGGGAGCGTACTCTGCATCGGCGGCTCGACGACGATGCCTGGGTCGGTGGCGCTCACAGGATTGGGAGCGCTGTGCGCTGGTGCGGGCCTCGCCACCTGCGCCGTTCCCGAGAGCGTTCATCCCATCGTCGCAGGGTATTTCCCGGAGCTGATGACCGTGCCGCTGCCCGACGCGGGAATGGGCTGCCTTACACCCGAAGGAGCGGACACCGTACTCGCAATGCTCGACCGCTTCGACGTGCTGGCACTCGGACCGGGCCTGACAACGCAGCCGCCTGCGCGAGAGGCAGTTCAGACACTGCTCACGCGAGCCGACAAGCCCGTCGTGCTGGATGCCGACGGCCTGAACTGCCTGGCAGAGATCGGACCGGTGAATCGTTCCGCGCCGCTCGTGCTTACGCCGCACGCCGGAGAGATGGCTCGGCTGCTCGGAACCACGTCGGCCGATGTGGTGGAACGACGCTTCGAGTGTGCCAGGGACGCTGAAGCCAAGTATCGCGCTACAATCCTACTCAAGGGTGCATACACCATCGTGTGCGAGTCGAGCGGCAAGTGTTTTGTGAACGCAGCGGGATGTCCCGGCCTCGGCACCGCGGGAAGCGGCGACGTGCTGACGGGCGCGATTGCCGCGCTCACGCATCTCGCCGGAAGCCCTCAGAAGGGGGCCCTGCTCGGAGCCTATTTGCATGGCTTGGCAGGAGAGCAGTGCTTTGCCCGTTTGGGTGCGCAGGTCGGGTTCACGGCACGAGACATCGCTCGAACCCTGCCGCTCGCAGTCGGTGAGCTTCTCAGGAGGTGA
- a CDS encoding FHA domain-containing protein, which translates to MEDLDPQATQAMPSDPMKTVIGAPSPSVGATQALQPVQCPVCKQHNPPGEKFCVECGLLFENGLPQEAVAVIAAPLPCLVEVATGREHPLRLGENSIGREATDVLLSDTRVSRRHATLILSEQGAEIEDVGSTNGTKLDGQTLEPGVRVPVRHGSKLFFGGFEMTITLPGEAMRTEAMPTPTSEAAEEPVETGPVLARLQGEDGSSHDLFEGEVTIGRRATNTIVIPDPYVSGSHARLSVSKDRIAFMDVGSTNGSAVNEERVEPNAEVEIHDGDVMTIGQKRYTLRILEAAE; encoded by the coding sequence ATGGAAGATCTGGACCCACAAGCGACACAGGCGATGCCGAGCGACCCGATGAAGACCGTGATCGGGGCGCCGTCACCCAGCGTCGGAGCGACTCAAGCGCTCCAGCCGGTGCAGTGTCCGGTCTGCAAGCAACACAACCCGCCTGGCGAGAAGTTCTGCGTGGAGTGCGGGCTGCTGTTCGAGAACGGACTTCCGCAGGAAGCGGTCGCCGTCATCGCGGCGCCCCTGCCCTGTTTGGTGGAGGTTGCCACCGGGCGAGAGCATCCGCTCCGCCTAGGTGAGAACAGCATAGGGCGAGAGGCTACCGACGTGCTGCTGTCTGACACCCGTGTGTCACGCAGGCACGCAACGCTAATCCTGTCCGAGCAAGGAGCCGAGATTGAAGACGTTGGAAGCACGAACGGCACCAAGCTAGACGGGCAGACATTAGAACCCGGCGTTCGCGTCCCCGTCCGCCACGGCTCCAAACTGTTCTTCGGCGGCTTCGAGATGACCATCACGCTGCCGGGCGAAGCGATGCGCACCGAGGCGATGCCGACACCCACCTCAGAGGCCGCGGAGGAGCCGGTCGAGACGGGTCCGGTTCTCGCCAGGCTGCAAGGCGAAGACGGATCCTCACACGACCTGTTCGAGGGAGAAGTAACCATAGGGCGGAGAGCGACCAACACCATCGTGATTCCCGACCCTTACGTCTCAGGGTCCCATGCTCGGCTTAGCGTGTCGAAGGACCGAATCGCGTTCATGGACGTGGGCAGCACCAACGGTTCGGCAGTCAATGAGGAGCGTGTAGAGCCGAACGCGGAAGTCGAGATCCACGATGGGGACGTGATGACCATCGGGCAGAAGCGGTACACCCTGCGGATTCTCGAGGCGGCCGAATGA